Proteins encoded in a region of the Oxyura jamaicensis isolate SHBP4307 breed ruddy duck chromosome 17, BPBGC_Ojam_1.0, whole genome shotgun sequence genome:
- the LOC118175622 gene encoding putative UDP-GlcNAc:betaGal beta-1,3-N-acetylglucosaminyltransferase LOC100288842 — MQLTLCRLRTHQWCFILFNVLLFHMLLFGADLLEEYFLRSLPLSYTDAKTLEIREKARKLDMDPLKGNLSKSYTISSAATCSDQEIFLLVLVCSSPENRTRRNVIRQTWGNVTDTRGYAVLTLFALGKPASVAAQLEIDEEFQKHRDIIEGSFIDSPETQTQKMLMIVEWAVTFCPHARYVLKTDEEMFVGIPSLAGYLLSLTQLEDVYTGRVIHQRVPDRAPQSPGFVPIHRYSEEFYPDYCDGRAFVMSQDVARKVYVAAKEVPVSLPPDIFVGICAKKAGITPIHSSRFSGEKHISYNRCCYKFIFTSSNVKEDELFKDWKETSDGEDCSLLETYYSLVSCKVLTYIDKFKQFNLDRIKNEALHFAD, encoded by the exons ATGCAG ctgaCACTCTGCAGGCTCCGGACTCACCAGTGGTGCTTCATTCTGTTTAATGTCTTGCTTTTCCACATGCTGCTTTTCGGAGCAGATTTACTGGAGGAATACTTCCTGCGGTCATTACCTCTTTCTTACACTGATGCAAAGACTCTTGAAATCAGGGAGAAGGCCAGGAAGCTGGATATGGACCCTCTAAAAGGCAATCTCTCCAAGTCTTACACCATCAGCAGTGCAGCAACATGCTCAGACCAAGAGATATTTTTGCTGGTTCTCgtctgcagcagcccagaaaaCAGGACAAGGCGCAACGTGATCAGGCAGACGTGGGGCAACGTGACAGACACCAGAGGTTATGCTGTCCTTACTTTGTTTGCTTTAGGAAAACCAGCTTCAGTAGCAGCCCAGCTGGAAATCGATGAAGAGTTTCAAAAGCACAGAGACATTATTGAAGGCAGCTTCATCGATTCGCCCGAGACACAGACGCAGAAGATGTTGATGATTGTGGAGTGGGCAGTAACTTTCTGTCCTCACGCAAGGTATGTTCttaaaacagatgaagaaatgtTTGTCGGTATTCCAAGTCTGGCTGGATACCTGCTCAGCTTAACACAGCTAGAGGACGTCTACACTGGGAGGGTCATTCATCAAAGAGTGCCTGACAGAGCCCCTCAAAGCCCTGGCTTTGTTCCCATCCATCGATACTCAGAGGAGTTTTACCCGGATTACTGCGATGGGAGAGCGTTTGTCATGTCCCAGGACGTCGCTCGGAAGGTGTACGTGGCTGCCAAGGAGGTGCCGGTTTCACTGCCCCCTGATATCTTTGTCGGAATCTGTGCTAAAAAAGCTGGCATCACTCCCATTCACAGCTCTCGCTTTTCTGGGGAAAAGCACATCAGCTACAATCGATGCTGctacaaattcatttttacctCTTCCAATGTGAAAGAGGATGAGTTATTTAAAGACTGGAAGGAAACGAGTGATGGGGAAGATTGCTCGCTACTGGAAACATACTACAGCCTGGTGTCCTGCAAGGTTTTGACCTATATTGATAAATTCAAACAGTTTAACTTagatagaataaaaaatgaggCTCTTCATTTCGCTGattaa
- the PSMD5 gene encoding LOW QUALITY PROTEIN: 26S proteasome non-ATPase regulatory subunit 5 (The sequence of the model RefSeq protein was modified relative to this genomic sequence to represent the inferred CDS: deleted 1 base in 1 codon) produces the protein MAEAVAELLERAARRGAPLEELRALRLALQAVPPAALRARLSDDHLGALFALLSVNDREQVSTCVAILERLLQALDPLYIIQNLKEELQKGLFHPDDSVKILTVSQIGRIVENSDAVREILSSPELLRQIINCIGGEKIAVAKEAIKSLSRIAQTQEGLEALFVSSLLSDLKNVMAMSDVVRYRVYELIVEISSVSADSLSYCANSGLISDLIGELTGDDVLVRATCIEMVTSLAHTPHGRQYLAQQGVIDKISNIIIGAESDPFSGFYLPGFVKFFGNLAIVDSPQQICERYPVFMEKVFEMAESHDPTMIGVAVDTLGILGSTVEGKQVLQKTRSRFQNLLNKIGHQAKNAPTELRLRCLDAISSLLYLPPEQQTEDLLRMTESWFTSLSSQPLELFRNISTQPFPDLHCGALRVFTAIANQPWAQKLMLNSPGFVEYIVDRSVEPDKASKDAKYELVKALVNSKTIAEIFGNQYYLRLRAYLREGPYYAKAVSTTAVEGAE, from the exons ATGGCGGAGGCGGTGGCGGAGCTGCTGGagcgggcggcgcggcgg ggggCGCCGCTGGAGGAGCTGCGGGCCCTGCGGCTGGCCCTGCAGGCCGTGCCGCCCGCCGCCCTCCGCGCCCGCCTCAGCGACGACCACCTGGGAGCGCTCTTCGCCCTCCTCAGCGTCAATGACCG GGAGCAGGTTTCTACGTGTGTTGCCATCCTGGAGAGGCTCCTGCAGGCCCTGGACCCGCTCTACATCATCCAGAACCTGaaagaagagctgcagaaagggcTTTTCCACCCCGACGACTCTGTGAAAATCCTCACCGTATCTCAG ATTGGGAGGATTGTTGAAAATTCGGATGCTGTTAGAGAAATTCTCAGCAGTCCCGAACTGTTACGGCAAATAATAAATTGCATTGGTGGAGAGAAAATAGCAGTGGCTAAAGAG GCCATCAAATCTCTCTCAAGGATAGCGCAGACACAAGAGGGCTTGGAGGCTTTATTTGTGAGCAGTTTGTTGAGCGACTTGAAAAATGTCATGGCGATGAGTGACGTTGTTCGATACAGAGTGTATGAG tTAATTGTTGAGATTTCTTCGGTGTCAGCAGATTCACTCAGTTACTGTGCAAACAGTGGGTTGATATCGGACTTAATTGGCGAGCTGACTGGAGATGATGTACTGGTCAG AGCCACGTGTATAGAGATGGTGACCTCGCTGGCACATACCCCGCATGGACGTCAGTACCTTGCTCAACAAGGAGTTATTGATAAAATTTCAAACATCATCATCGGTGCAGAGTCTGATCCTTTCTCAGGCTTCTACTTACCAG GTTTTGTTAAATTTTTTGGAAATCTGGCTATTGTAGATAGCCCACAGCAGATCTGCGAACGATACCCTGTCTTCATGGAAAAAGTCTTTGAAATGGCAGAAAGTCATGATCCAACCATGATTGGAGTGGCTGTGGACACCCTGGGAATCCTGGGGTCAACTGTAGAAGGCAAACAAGTTTTACAGAAAACTA gaagcagatttcaaaatctgttaAACAAAATAGGGCACCAGGCAAAGAATGCCCCCACGGAGCTACGACTTCGATGTTTGGATGccatttcctctcttctttaCTTGCCc CCAGAGCAGCAGACAGAAGACCTTTTAAGAATGACTGAATCATGGTTCACATCCTTGTCTAGCCAGCCATTGGAACTCTTCAGGAATATCAGTACTCAGCCGTTCCCTGATCTCCACTGTGGGGCGTTAAGAGTATTTACT GCTATTGCAAATCAACCGTGGGCGCAGAAGTTGATGCTGAACAGTCCAGGATTTGTGGAATACATCGTAGACAGATCTGTGGAACCTGATAAAGCTTCGAAGGATGCCAAATATGAACTGGTTAAGGCCCTTGTAAACTCCAAAACAATTGCGGAAATTTTTGGAAATCAGTATTACTTGAGGCTTAGGGCTTACTTGCGTGAAGGCCCCTATTATGCTAAGGCAGTTTCTACTACAGCTGTGGAAGGAGCAGAATAA